The genomic stretch GGCGCCACAGCGGCACCTTCGGAATATCGCAGGAATTCAGCGAATGTAGCGAAGCCGTTGTGGGTCAGGTCGAAGATCATAGCCTTGCCGAGCCGTTCCCATGGCCAGAGCGGCAGGTCGAATCGTTCCAGCGTGTCATAGAACTCGGTATGATACTCATCGGTCGGTTCACGCCTTCGCACCATGCCGAGCCAACCGTTGATGAGACCTGCCAGTTGCGCTGCCTCGCGTGAGTCAATGGGACCGGCCGACGACTTGCGGTCATCGACCAGGTCATCGATTCGCCGCATGGAGCGATAACAGACCCTGAACGCCTGATAGCGGTCATCATCCCAGAAACGCGCCGCGATATCCAGAATCGGATTGGTCAGAATCTGGCTGAAATCGAGGTGCGGTGCAAAGTCGAGCATGAGCTTGGATTCGGCCATAAATCGGTGAAGAATATAGTGGTTATGGGCAAGCGGGGAAATGTATATTTATCGTCGATGCGGGTGGTGAAAACGAAGGGAGAGATTGCTTCGGCTTGTCACGCGTGACGCGTGACTCCTCGCAATGACGGAAGACTATGGCCGAGAGATTTCGACTGCTCATATTGACCCACAACTTCCCCCGCTTCCAGGGTGACTTTGCGGGCGTCTTCATTCATCTGCTGGCCAGGCGGCTGACAGACCATGGAATCGATCCTGTGATCCTGGCTCCACATGATCCGGGCGCACTTGAATATGAGAAATGGGACAATGTCACGATCTATCGTTTCCGCTACGCCAAACGCGACGAGGATGAGTCAATCGCCTATCGCGGCAATATGCACCAGTTGGTGCTCGGCTCGGTGACCGGCATTTTCAAATTCAAGGCCTTTCTCGATGCCTACCGCGAAGCAGCGTTTCGGATTATCGACACGGAACGAATCAGTGTTGTCGCCGGGCACTGGTTGATCCCATCGGGGATCGTGATGAAAAGCATCGAGGCAAAATTCCATTTGCCGATGATTCTCTCTTCGCACGGTACCGATATCCGACTGATGTCGAAATACTTGCAGATGGCGCGGCGCTATTTTCACAGTTTCTTCCCGAAATTGAAAGCCTGGACCGTGGTTTCATCATACCTTCGAGATGAGATTCTCCGTGTCGAACCAACCCTGGCCCCGATTCTCCAGATCTTGCCGTTACCGCATGATGAGACACTTTTCTACCGGGACGAAAATATTGCTCGCGAGCCAAACCTCGTCGTAGCAGTAACGCGTTTCGCCGAGCAGAAACGGGTGGGGCATTTGATACGAGCTTTTGCACTGGTGACCGAGCAGCAACCGAAAGCCCGGCTCGAATTGTACGCCTCAGGCCCGATGCAGGCGGAGATTGAAGCGTTGATTGCCAAGCTCGGCCTGAAGGAGACTGTGACTATATTCGCGCCGATTCCGCAGGAGCAACTTCGGACAGTGTACAACCGCGCCGGAATGGTGGTGCTGAACTCGTTTCAGGAAGGGTTCGGACTTGCCTTATCCGAAGCGATGCTCTGCGGCGCACCGGTGATCGGCGTAGCGTCGGGAGGGATAGTTGATATCATTCGTCACGACGACACCGGCCTTCTCGTCCCGCCGGACAATGTCGATGCGCTGACAAAGGCGATGCTACGCGTGATGTCCGATGACCCGCTGCGCAGCTGTCTGGCGGTCAATGGTCATGAGTTTGCGTTGAAATCGTACGCCTCAGGTCCACTGGCGGCGAAGTTCGCGGAGTTGGTGAGGGGGGCGAGAAGGTTGTAGGCATTCCCCTCAAAGTCATTGCGAGGCGCTTCGCCGAAGCAATCTCGCCCGACTGCCATGCCAATGAATCCGAGATTGCTTCGCCGCCGCGAAGCGCGCCGTCTCGCAATGACTCACATATCTCATACGGCTTTAGCATGTGCCGCACCTAACAGGTGCGAATAAAGGGAGGGTCCGCCCGGTGGTGTACATCCAATATCGTCGAATTCACACCTGTTAGGTGTGGCACCGAATAGGGTGCTTCACTAATTCACAAAACAGACTCGACTCATCCACCTCAACAATCGAGATGTCTGCATCAAGTCCTGTAGTCAACGCACGAAATTGCTGTTCGCTGACGGTTGTAGCGGTGAAACCATCTTTGCAGACGATGTTGCCATCGCGGGTTTTGTCCTCATCGATCTCGCCGAGCAGTCCGGCGGCAGCCTGCAGGCGGAACCACTCGAGGCGGTGCTCCCAGAATTTCGCGGAGTAAGTGGAGAACAGAAGCTTCCCCACTGTTTTGGTGACGCGGAGGGACTCGACAATCAGCGTGCGTTGGTCAACATGAAACGCCGAAATGCCGTTCTGAATGCAGACGATCAGGTCAAAGCAGTTGTCGGAAAAGCCGAGATGAGCGGCATCCATCTGGGCGAGGTGGTAGTTTGGAATCTCGGCGAGCCGCTGGCGGGCGAGTGTCAAACTGGCGAGCGAGATGTCCACGCCGATGACGGTGGCGGCTCGCTGCACAAGCGCGGGCAGGGTGCGGCCGTAGCCGCAGCCGAGATCGAGAACGGCGTCGCCCGGATGGATATGCGAAAGGACGTGGTTCAGTTCGGCATCGAGGTACTGCCGCACGCGCGGGGTAGCGAGGTCATAGACCTTGATCAGCCGTTCGGCAGCGAGTTTTTGGGAGTAGTAGGAGGGCATGGTGGGGCTGGTCTAGAGCATTCATACAAGAGTTTGACGACCACTGGGCAGATTACCGAAAGCCACGGAATCTCCTCTTCAGACGTTCCCCAGTCTTTAGACGACGAGACCTCGCACTCGCTGTAAGCCCGTGGTCAGGGAGTTTTGCATGACAGACTTCGCAAAGGAGTCTGAGGTTTTCAATCCTATGATTCCCTTCCTTTTGAGACCGTGGTTTGTCATGGTGTACGTGGAACGGAACCGAAGATCTTTCTGCACTGCGGCCGCATTCCTCGCACCTGTTTCCTGCTCTTTGAAACACCCTCCGCCTTCTCTCCTCCCAATCAGGAGGATAGTCGACGAACTCCGAAAAAACCTGGTCAAGCCCTCCATCAATCTTCGCGATTTCGGCCACTATTTGCCGTATATCGGATTCAGCCAGCCCCCTGAGTTTCCTGCACTTCTCCTCGCTAGCCCCTTTTGCAAATAAAAAGGCGAGGAAGGCCACAATGATGCCAAAACCAGGGTGCAGGAACGCCATTGTCGCAAGTGATATCGCCGCCGCTGACAACATTCTGAGTACGATGTGGGGATCGGACGGGTTTTCAAGGAGCTTCTTCTTGTTGCGAAGCTTCGCAAGGCGGGAGTACCGTGCTTCAATGCACTCCGCGCACGCCACCTTGCCGTTTCGGAGGAGATTGCCCGGACCTTTCCAATTACCACATAGTATACAGGTTGGCAATTCTTCACTCGCGGTTATCTGAGCGTGTTGAATTACTTAATGGCCTCGACCCTAGTGCCCACAGGGAAACCGTATCCAAAGCAGGTCTTTCATTTAGGGGCAAGAACTCTATCCTGTTTCATCTTCACCACCACCTTCCCACCCATAGACCGAACGACCGTGGTGAAGTTGGCAAAGGCATTTCCACCGGTATTCCCGGTTGCGTACCAGCACATCTTTCCAGAGGACACATCGTACAACTCAGCCGAAAACGTAGCCCAAGGCTTGTCCACCGTGTAACCGCCAGAAGTGGTCGTTCGTGTTCGAGCACTGAATCTGTAGCCCCCGGTATAGTCAGGAGTAACACTTCCGTCTGTTTTGCTTGTGGTCGATTGGGGGATATATGACTCCGAAGTGCCTGCCGTGCCCGGGCAAACAAGCAGTAAAGCGTCAACACCCAGACTGTCAAAGAGATGAGCGTACTCAGCGTCCGAGAGCGCCTGACCAGGAAAGATCGCTTCGTGTGCCAGCACGCAGTCAACACCGTTGACAGAAAGCTCTTCTCGGATCTTTTCTTCGCATGCTTCCTGCAAACCTAAGTCCGCGAAGAGAGCATCGACGAATAGAACGCGAAAGTGCTTGCCGGCAGACTCTGGACTGACGCGTGAGTGTATTGATGTGTGCGCCATGCAGCCGAGAATCAGCGGCACTGCTGCCACGACGATTGTCAGGCCAGTCAGTCGAACTTGATGCTTCACCATCGGACCTCCCGAGTCATTGCCCAGCTACGGCAATATGGCGATGAGCACAGAATTGTCAAGGGCCTCTCTACTTTTTCACCGCCACCGGCTCGGCAATCTCCTCCGTTATCCCCGCCAACCGGCGGGCGATGGCCACTTTGTCTTCCAACTTCGCATTAGCGCGGATCACTAACTTGGCGCCATCGGGGGAACCACCACCGTGCATGCAGCCCGGGACACCGGAGCCGATCGTGCACCACTCCACCAATCGCGCCGCCCGGGCACGCGACTCGGCTGAGGCTTTTGCTTTCATGTACTTCTTGATAAGGTGGCCGTATTTCTTGGACTGGAAGTCCTTGTATGATGGCATGCAGCCGGTCTCGGCGATCCCCCCCGCAATATCCTGCGCCAGCACGCTGGTCTGGTACGGCAGCGTCGCTACATGCACCTTGTTCACGTTCGACAAAAGCGGATCGCAAAGCCAGGCGCCGGAGGGGTGTTTCTTGCCGCGGGCGGCGGCGGCGATCCCCATGCCGTAGGTGGTTTCGTTGTTAATGTACATCTGCGTCAGCTTCTCGTTGAACACCTTCGCCGAGAGACCGTTGGCGCGGGCGGTGAGTATGGCCGAGCCAATCTTAATATCCCCCTGCCCCGCCACGCAGCCACCGATCGCGGAGCGGTACGGCATGATGAAGTAGCCGACGGTCGACAGCGTATACTTGGTCTCGCCGCACATGAAGACGCGTTCGTTGGGGATGAAGACATCTTCGAAAAACAGGAACGCCTGCGTAATGCCTCCCTCGGTGACCGGATTATCGAACCCCTCTTCCTCATCGCGCGTGTCGTTGGGATGGCGGGTTTCGACAATGGTGAGCCCCTCGATATCACGCGGGATGACGAACGACAACGCGAACTCCGCCTCATCCTCTTTGTAGCCGGTGCCGGGGATGACGAAAATCTCGTTGGCGGCGGCGATGCCGCAGATCATCAGCTTGGCGCCCCGCACGACCATGCCGTCTTTGCGCTTCTCGACCAGATGCAGGAAAACATCTTTGTCATCCTGCTGCGAAGCAGATTTGGAGCGATCTCCCTTGGCGTCGGTGAGCGCGCCGGAGATGGTGATATCGCGGGCCTGGGCGTCCTTGAGCCATTTCAGGAAGCGCTGGTGGTAGTCGGTCTTCAGGTCGCGGTCCATCTCCCAGGTGGTGATGAACATGGCGTTAAGAGCGGACCAACCGGCGCACCGTCCGCCGGTGCAGGTGCCGGTGAGATGGAACATCATCCGCTTCATGTCGGAGTTGGCGTACATGTCCTCCGGGGACTGTATGATCGACAGATAGCGGCTGATCGGCTCGCCAGTGAGATGTGACGTGGTAGTTAGCGACGGCCGGAGCTTCTCATCAAACGCCGCTTTGTATGTCCAGGCGTGCCCTTCTACTGTCCGTATGGTGGACGGGTGCGTGGTGACATCGGTGATCAGTTGATCGTACTTGTGAATGTTTGGCCGCATTTTGCGAAGCGACTCGAGATACTGCTCATATGTTTTGATGGCCATACTTTGCTCCTATAGGAAGTGTCGTCATCGTACTTTCAAATATAACCTCAGGTCACAAATCAACAAGACGAATCCCTCCACTATATGTCGAGACCTTGGAACTCCACATTTATTCTTGACACATTCGTATGGAATTACTTATATTGACTCTGGTATCCTTACAACATAGCCGAATTTCACATCAATGGCAGCCGCATGTAGTGCGCTTTGCCTCAGGAGGTTGTATGGGTTCTTCCTCACGTTTTGCACCGAGAGTGCTGACTGTAGCGGTGACTCTCACTTTAGTCATCTTGTCCTCATCAATTCTGGCGGGAGACTCCCAGTTACGAGCAGTACCGGTCAATCCCTTCGAGCAAATGTTGCAAAAAGAAGCGGCCTTCTTTGGCGCCCCGGGAGACTCGCGGCAAACGCCGGCCCAGCCGATGCGGGTTCAGCTAACTGAGATTGGCTCGATTTGGATGTCGTACACCCAGGTGAGCGATGTCGTCGTTGACGGCAACTATGCCTACGCTGTCGGCGCAACACCCGGTTTCATGGTGTTCAACGTCTCCAATCCTATGTCGCCTCAGCGGATTGTGTGGTTAAGAAGCACGACGGAGTTTTCCTATGGTGGTCAACTGCTAAAGGCTGGTTCGTTGCTCTATGTAATCGGCGGAACTGCTCAGGTTCAGATCATGGATGTGAGCAACCCGCTGAATCCGGTGCCGGTGGGGACGTTCACGCCACCCAGCGGCCACCAGTACCAGTCCGTGACCGGTGCTGCCATAGACGGCCAATACCTTTATGTGGCGGTGCGTTGGTGGGACAGCGGGCTGGAAGATCATGGTGATCTGCTGATCGTTGACGTCTCAAACCCCGCGGTACCAGTCTTGGTGGGATCTCTCACTGGAGTGGGAATGACCTACGCACTCGCTACAGCCGGGGACTACGTGTTGATTGGCAAGATGTCATATTATCAGACGTCCACAGACGCGTTAGTGATCGTCAACGTAAGCAGTCCGACGAGCCCGTATGTGGTCGGCGCGCTGCCGACGAGCACCACTGACACATCGGGTTCGGTCTATGATATCGAAGTCGTAGGAGATCGTGCTTACCTTGTCATACTCAATCGCGGGCTCGCAGTTGTAGACATAACTGACCCGTCGGCCCCGGCCTTCGTCAATGTCCTCAGCAGCGAGTACGGCGGGTTCAAACTGGACATGGCGGGCACAATGTTGTACATGACGAAAATCGCCAGTGGAGCGGCAATCAGTGCGCTGGATATCAGCAATCCCGATTCACCTACGCGCCTTGGCGAAATCACAGCAGCCGGCTCCTTCTGGCGCTTGGACATACAAGGGAGCCATCTGTTTGTTGCCTCAGCTGAAGACGGTCTGCGGGTCGTCGATGTGTCAATCCCCAGTGCTATGTCCATTGTTGGGCAATGGTCGACAGGGGGAGAACCGGTCGCAGTGGCGGTTTCCGGAAACCACGCGTACCTCGCGAATGGCCATTACGGACTATCTGTTCTCGACATCACCAACCCTGCCGAGCCCGACACGGTCGGCAAGTATTCGGTGACGGGCACTGCTAACGATATTGAGGTTGTCGGGAGTATGGTATATGTGGCCGATTACCTGAGTTTGTACGCGTTCGATGTATCAAATCCAGCTGCTCCGACTGCAACGTGGGCCAACAGCACGGATGGAGACCCCATGCGCCTCGCGGTGTCGGGGAACTACCTGTATTCGGCCACCCTCTATGGAGGCCTATACGTATACGATATCTCGGTTCCTCAGATTCCAGTTCGCGTGGGTAGGTTGAACACGCTTGGAGAGACTTATGACATAGCCGTTCAGGGCAGTACTGCATATGTGGCCGACTACACCAACGGCTTGCTTATCCTCGATATAACCTATCCCGAGTCCCCTGCAATCTTGGGACGGTACATAGTCCCTCAGGATGATTGGGTGAACCGCGTGACGGTCAGCGGTCACCATGCTTTTGTCGCAGACTACAATGCCGGACTGATCGTTCTCGATGTGTCGATCCCGGATCATCCTGCACTGGTGACCAGCCTGCCGCTCTATAATGTCAACGACCTCATGGTGTCAGGCGATCTGCTGTATGTCGCGCAGTTTCAGAACCTGCAGGTGTTTGACATCTCTAACCCCGCCTCGCCGGTCCTGGTGGGACTCCGGCAGGCAGAAGCGCGTGGAGTTGACATGGAATCGGGAATGCTGTTCACGGCAGGTTTTCCCGGGCTCTCAGTTCTGTCGGTCTCGGATTACTTCTGCGGCGACGTGGACAACAGCCTTGCGGTGCCGGATATCGGAGACCTGACTTATCTGGTTGATTATCTGTTCCAGAGCGGACCGCCCCCATCGAATCCAAGCGCCGGCAATGTCGACGGAATTGGATCGACCGACATCTCCGATCTGACGGTATTCGTCGATTATCTGTTCTTTGGGCAGGGGACGCTGAACTGTCAGTAGCAATCGGGGCACGAGACATCATTTTGAATCGAAGGCCGTCGGGGCAATCACCCGGCGGCCTCTTTAATTTTGAGCGGTAATATCCCCGATGCGGGCGATATCAATCAGCCGAGCCGCTTGATAATAATCATGGTCAGATCATCGAAGACGTGTGTCGGCGAAGCGAACGATGTAACCGCCTCGTAAATGGCATCGGCCATGAGTTGCGCGCTCTTGTGACGATTCGCCTTGATCACGTCCACGAGTCGACTCGTACCAAACTCCGCTCCCCCCTCGCTGAACGCCTCGGTGACGCCGTCGGTATAGAACACAAGCACGTCACCAGGCTGAATAACAATGGCGCGCTCCTCGTAAACACTTTCTGACGAGACTCCGAGAATTGGTCCCCCCTCCCTGAGTTCCTCCACCTCGCCGATAGCCCGAAGCACAAAGGGTGGGTTGTGTCCGCAGTTGGAGAAGGTGAAAATGTGGTTGCGTGAATCGAGCACACCATAGACTGCGGTTACATAATTGCCGGATTCCAGCGATTCGAACAAAAGGGAATTAACCTTCTGGCAGATGGTCCGAATGGAATAGTTGTTGCGTATCTCGGCGATCAGAGAAGCACGAAACGATGCCATAATAAGGGCTGCGGGAATCCCTTTGCCGGAGACATCGCCGATAGCAATCCCAGTATGATTGGTCACGATACGGATGAAATCATAATAGTCTCCGCCTACCTCGCCCGATGGCACATTGCGCCCGGCGATGTCGTACCCCTTCACCCACGCCTGCGGGTCCGCCTGCGGCAGAAAACTCCGCTGTATCTCACGGGCGATATTCAACTGCTCCTCAAGACGCTTGCCGGCCAAGCTGCTCTCATGCAGGCGCGCTCGTTCTATCGATATGGCCGCTTGCGAAGCAAACGCCGATATCAACGCCTGCGCCCGATGGTCGAATACATTAAGTTCGTTCGATTCAAGATTGATAACCCCAATGAGACGGTCGTCCAATTTTATGGGCACGACAATTTCGCTTTTCGTGCCCGGATTAGCATCCACATATCGGTTGTCTTTGGATACATCGGACACGATTACAGTCTCCCCCGTATTCGCAACATGACCAACCAGACCGTGGCCAATCTTGAGTTGTAAGCGATCATCGTACCCCTCCGGATACCCCACCGAATAAATCGATTTTATTTCATTGACGGCCGGGTCCAGAAGAAACACACCGCCCACTTGGTAAGCCACCACGCGCTTAAGTGACGCCATGATCTCGCGGAGTACTTCATTCAGATCAAGCGACCCAGACAACTTTTTACCGACTTGATAGAGAAGGTCTTTTTCAAGGGCTTCGCGTTTGATGTCGCGATACAAGTGCGCGTTGTCGATCGCCACCGCGATCTGATTATTCAAACCGGTGAGGATGTCCAGGTCGGCGGCCGTAAACGGACCATCCGCTTTGTTGATGGCTTCCACCACGCCGATCATCTGCCCTTTGCCAATCAGCGGGACGGAAATGATGGAGCGCGCCTCGATCCCGGCGATCTTGCTGATAAACGGCTCCACGCGTGGGTCGTGCGGATCATTGAGGATAATTGGCTCTCGGTATTTGGCTACCCATCCCACAACACCCTGTCCCAGGTCGAGATAGAACACCTGCATCTGGCCGTCACGGCCATGCATGAACCGCACTTTCATATCGGTGCGGTCATGGTCCACGCGAAAGACCAGCGCAGCCTCGCTGTTGACTGCCTTCAGCACCAAGCGAAGAACCAGCTCGATCAATTCTTCATATTCCAGCGTGGAATTGAATACACGAGCTGCTTCCAGAAGCAGCTTTTCGGTACGCGTATGCACTATGGAGTCAGACATGGAATGCCTAAGCTAGGTCCGTAAGGGGGATTGTCAACCACATTGTTCATCGGCTCCTGTGAATCAAATCTGTACAAAAAGTGAGACTGTCGACCCGTTGCGGGACAGACGGTTGACTCTTTTTTTGTTGTATAGAATCGCCGAGTGATTTATCTTCATTACGAGTAACTGTAACTTCCGCCTGCCATCTGGTTGAACGGTCGACCCCCACTCCTCACGCGGATCGACAACAGGAAAAACGAGTCGGTCTCTCACGTATCTGGAGGATGAAGGATGTTCAAGAAGCAGTTTCAGTTAACAGTTCTCCTGGTGTTCTGTGCCCTGGGGTCATCATCTGTCCTGGCATCGGACACTGCCTGGACCCGAACATATCCCGGGGCAAGTCAAGCGGCAAGAAGCATTGCGCGGGACGGAACTGGGAACATCATTATCACCGGTCACGGGCACAGACCCGGGGGATTTGACCTCGACTACACGACGATTAAGTATCTGCCCAACGGCGATACAGCTTGGCTTCGCTATTATAATTCGCCTGAGAATGTCAACGACTATGCGGTGGCGGTTGGCACCGATGGCGAAGGCAACATCTACGTAACAGGTCATAGTGACCCAGGGACAGCATCCCCTGACAAGAAAATCGTGACGGTCAAATATGATGCCATAGGCAATCTGCTCTGGACATCCGAGTATGACCCGCCATATCCACCTGACAGCAACCGACTGGCCGTGCCGGTGGACATGTTTGTTAATGGTTTCGGATATGCTTACATAGCCGGTCATCAGAGAGGGAAGGGAACTGCGGAAGACGCCCTCGTTATCAAGTATTACCCGAGCGGCGACACGGCCTGGGTTCGGTCGTACGGCCGCGTTAACCCTCAGTATTCTCCGTACCACGATTCACTCAATGCCATCTGTGTCGATGGATTAGGAAATGTCTACGCTACTGGCTCTACCGGATACACGACCAGTTCCATGATTCTCACTCTTGCATTCAACTCAACCGGTAACCAATCGTGGGTAGGCGTGAATGAGAT from Candidatus Zixiibacteriota bacterium encodes the following:
- a CDS encoding glycosyltransferase family 4 protein, with protein sequence MAERFRLLILTHNFPRFQGDFAGVFIHLLARRLTDHGIDPVILAPHDPGALEYEKWDNVTIYRFRYAKRDEDESIAYRGNMHQLVLGSVTGIFKFKAFLDAYREAAFRIIDTERISVVAGHWLIPSGIVMKSIEAKFHLPMILSSHGTDIRLMSKYLQMARRYFHSFFPKLKAWTVVSSYLRDEILRVEPTLAPILQILPLPHDETLFYRDENIAREPNLVVAVTRFAEQKRVGHLIRAFALVTEQQPKARLELYASGPMQAEIEALIAKLGLKETVTIFAPIPQEQLRTVYNRAGMVVLNSFQEGFGLALSEAMLCGAPVIGVASGGIVDIIRHDDTGLLVPPDNVDALTKAMLRVMSDDPLRSCLAVNGHEFALKSYASGPLAAKFAELVRGARRL
- a CDS encoding HNH endonuclease signature motif containing protein translates to MACAECIEARYSRLAKLRNKKKLLENPSDPHIVLRMLSAAAISLATMAFLHPGFGIIVAFLAFLFAKGASEEKCRKLRGLAESDIRQIVAEIAKIDGGLDQVFSEFVDYPPDWEERRRRVFQRAGNRCEECGRSAERSSVPFHVHHDKPRSQKEGNHRIENLRLLCEVCHAKLPDHGLTASARSRRLKTGERLKRRFRGFR
- a CDS encoding 4-hydroxyphenylacetate 3-hydroxylase N-terminal domain-containing protein, encoding MAIKTYEQYLESLRKMRPNIHKYDQLITDVTTHPSTIRTVEGHAWTYKAAFDEKLRPSLTTTSHLTGEPISRYLSIIQSPEDMYANSDMKRMMFHLTGTCTGGRCAGWSALNAMFITTWEMDRDLKTDYHQRFLKWLKDAQARDITISGALTDAKGDRSKSASQQDDKDVFLHLVEKRKDGMVVRGAKLMICGIAAANEIFVIPGTGYKEDEAEFALSFVIPRDIEGLTIVETRHPNDTRDEEEGFDNPVTEGGITQAFLFFEDVFIPNERVFMCGETKYTLSTVGYFIMPYRSAIGGCVAGQGDIKIGSAILTARANGLSAKVFNEKLTQMYINNETTYGMGIAAAARGKKHPSGAWLCDPLLSNVNKVHVATLPYQTSVLAQDIAGGIAETGCMPSYKDFQSKKYGHLIKKYMKAKASAESRARAARLVEWCTIGSGVPGCMHGGGSPDGAKLVIRANAKLEDKVAIARRLAGITEEIAEPVAVKK
- a CDS encoding SpoIIE family protein phosphatase; amino-acid sequence: MSDSIVHTRTEKLLLEAARVFNSTLEYEELIELVLRLVLKAVNSEAALVFRVDHDRTDMKVRFMHGRDGQMQVFYLDLGQGVVGWVAKYREPIILNDPHDPRVEPFISKIAGIEARSIISVPLIGKGQMIGVVEAINKADGPFTAADLDILTGLNNQIAVAIDNAHLYRDIKREALEKDLLYQVGKKLSGSLDLNEVLREIMASLKRVVAYQVGGVFLLDPAVNEIKSIYSVGYPEGYDDRLQLKIGHGLVGHVANTGETVIVSDVSKDNRYVDANPGTKSEIVVPIKLDDRLIGVINLESNELNVFDHRAQALISAFASQAAISIERARLHESSLAGKRLEEQLNIAREIQRSFLPQADPQAWVKGYDIAGRNVPSGEVGGDYYDFIRIVTNHTGIAIGDVSGKGIPAALIMASFRASLIAEIRNNYSIRTICQKVNSLLFESLESGNYVTAVYGVLDSRNHIFTFSNCGHNPPFVLRAIGEVEELREGGPILGVSSESVYEERAIVIQPGDVLVFYTDGVTEAFSEGGAEFGTSRLVDVIKANRHKSAQLMADAIYEAVTSFASPTHVFDDLTMIIIKRLG
- a CDS encoding class I SAM-dependent methyltransferase, with protein sequence MPSYYSQKLAAERLIKVYDLATPRVRQYLDAELNHVLSHIHPGDAVLDLGCGYGRTLPALVQRAATVIGVDISLASLTLARQRLAEIPNYHLAQMDAAHLGFSDNCFDLIVCIQNGISAFHVDQRTLIVESLRVTKTVGKLLFSTYSAKFWEHRLEWFRLQAAAGLLGEIDEDKTRDGNIVCKDGFTATTVSEQQFRALTTGLDADISIVEVDESSLFCELVKHPIRCHT